The following proteins are co-located in the Dehalococcoides mccartyi 195 genome:
- the tyrS gene encoding tyrosine--tRNA ligase, which yields MNQAENRIDQILKRGVAEVIVEEDFKKLLLSGKKLRLKEGFDPSSPDIHLGHMVALRKLRQLQDLGHQVVLIVGDWTAQIGDPSGASVTRPMLSAEQVKANAKTYLEQFFKIVDKDKTEVRWQSEWYANFKLEDVVRLSSKFTVAQMLARDDFAKRYAAGKPISVTELLYPMLQAYDSVMVKSDVEFGGTDQKFNLLVGRELQEMLGQKPQQVLMVPILVGTDGVHKMSKSLGNYIGVAEEPTEIFGKCMSIPDELILQYFELVTDIPATEIADFKNQMANGLVNPMVLKKRLARELITQLYSAAAAEEADAQFTRVVQRGEIPEDMPECRLENGESICVIDFIIKADLAKSKSEARRLLEQGGVEINSAKISDPGTTVKCGDIIKAGKRRYSKAV from the coding sequence ATGAACCAAGCGGAAAACCGGATAGACCAGATTTTGAAACGGGGCGTAGCCGAAGTAATTGTAGAAGAAGACTTTAAAAAACTGCTTCTTTCGGGCAAAAAACTCCGCCTGAAAGAAGGCTTTGACCCCAGTTCGCCGGATATCCATCTGGGACACATGGTAGCCCTTAGGAAACTCCGCCAGCTTCAAGACCTGGGGCATCAGGTAGTTTTGATAGTGGGAGACTGGACCGCCCAGATTGGTGACCCTTCCGGCGCTTCTGTCACCCGCCCCATGCTTTCGGCCGAGCAGGTAAAGGCAAATGCCAAAACCTATCTGGAACAGTTTTTCAAGATTGTAGATAAAGACAAAACCGAAGTCCGCTGGCAAAGCGAATGGTATGCTAACTTTAAACTGGAAGACGTAGTCCGCCTTTCATCCAAATTTACCGTAGCCCAGATGCTGGCCAGAGACGATTTTGCCAAAAGATATGCCGCCGGCAAACCCATCAGCGTAACCGAACTGCTCTACCCCATGCTTCAGGCCTATGACTCTGTCATGGTGAAATCTGACGTGGAGTTCGGGGGGACAGACCAGAAGTTTAATTTGCTGGTAGGGCGTGAACTGCAGGAAATGCTGGGGCAGAAACCCCAGCAGGTGCTAATGGTACCCATACTGGTAGGCACTGACGGCGTCCACAAAATGAGCAAAAGCCTGGGCAACTATATTGGCGTAGCCGAAGAGCCCACCGAAATATTCGGCAAGTGCATGTCTATCCCGGATGAGCTGATACTCCAGTATTTTGAACTGGTGACTGATATACCCGCAACCGAAATAGCTGATTTTAAAAACCAGATGGCAAACGGTCTGGTAAACCCCATGGTACTTAAAAAACGCCTGGCCCGCGAGCTGATAACCCAGCTTTACAGCGCCGCTGCCGCCGAAGAGGCGGATGCCCAGTTTACCCGGGTGGTGCAGCGGGGTGAAATACCGGAGGATATGCCGGAATGCCGTTTGGAAAACGGTGAGAGCATCTGCGTGATAGATTTTATTATCAAGGCAGACCTTGCTAAGAGCAAAAGCGAAGCCCGCCGCCTGCTGGAACAGGGCGGAGTGGAAATAAATTCCGCTAAAATATCCGACCCCGGTACAACTGTGAAATGCGGTGATATAATAAAAGCCGGCAAGAGACGCTACTCCAAAGCTGTTTAG